The genomic window TGGTGACTGATGAtacattatttctctttcattcttattCCTCATGTATCAgaagttacattttaaaaatagttactgaatattaaatataaaactgaCTGGGGCACCAGAATGTCAAACCAGTCAATTTTACTCACTCACCAAAAAGTGTACCTGGCAACTGCTCTCAGTCAGCAGATGTGgaatcttaaaataaattttgattgagTCAAGTTTTATTGATAGCTCTAAATCAAAAGAAGTCTGATTTCCTTATACTGAGTGGTTCATTTTCCCAGACTAGAAACCTAAATGACTTATATGGTCAATAGTAAATGGAATCACTggggacaaaaagaaataaaaaactgtTTAACTCAATGCTGAAAGGTCAAGCTATAGAGAGGGCCAAGTCAGGCAGGACTGTGCCCTTACTCTGCTTATGGTTGAGGTCAATGTGTGGGAGCCGGTATGAATATGTATGAGTTTGGATATGGGTTCCACTATTTATTACAGGTGTGACCTTGATTAAAATTCAttaacctctctgggtttcagtatagtaaaatgaggagatatggactaggtgacctctaaggtcctttgcaACATCAAATCCTATAATGGTGAAAGACATGGGATGATAGCCCAAGGTGAAATTGCTTTAAGGTCAATAAAGTGGCTTATAgggtaattatatattttatatttttctaaagaatGCTCAGGGAGGGAGCAATTGTGTGCCCAGAGTCTTTAGAAACtatttttttggaaatcattCAAACTTTAGCTACTCTTTACTGGTCTACCACTAAACagatattacaaaggaaatagaccagaatgtttcttttttgtaGTTGCTTTGTCTCAAGGAACTTCAGAGggattcttccccttcctttttgttttagacTTTTGTTTGCATGTTCTAAGATCTCTCTTGGAAATAATCAGTTGCACTTATCCTCTAAGAATAGGGAAAGACATGAGTAAGACCCTTGAGATCAACTTTGACCTAAATGGCTCTACTATCCTTGGATCACTTAGCTTATATAAAATCATACTCTTTCTAGAAGATactggatccttttttttttttaaactccctgTGATTATCAGGTGTGGGTCCCTCTCCATGATGTGTGCCCTAAATTCCAAATAGTTAAATCTTATTCTATTGGCAGTCTCTTCCAGATTCTTATCTGAAACCCATCCAGAGctaaacaataacaagaaaaccTCAGAATATCAGTAAGAGCCCGTGGTCTGGTATACCACTCCTCTCCCTTTCACCCAGGAGAACAAGGGGGACCATTGTCACATCATCAGTGGTCAGCCAATCAGACTGGAGTTTTGACACAATATCCCTGCCCCCATTACCCTATGGGAGTTCCAAGGTTGCTCCTATGGAAGGAGGGAGCTAAGGAGGAGGCCTGGCCTGAGCCAAAGGATGATTATTACAACATGGATTGTGTACATAATAGCCCGGCAAAAAGCGGGATTCTGCTTCCCACCAAAAACCAGTTCGGTAAGTGGGATTGCTTGAAGTAAAATTTCTGGGAAGTAGTTATTGAATGTGAATTGTTGGGGAGTGAGTGGAATCTAACATTGCTAAATCTCTTCTAGGACATTGAAGTTGTGGAAAGCGAGGCAGTGTCAGTGGTTCAACACTGGCTGAAAAAGGTTAGGAGGCTCTCTGAATAGGTATCCCCATTTATAAAAGTTAGAGACCACCTAGGGAGGGATCTACAGTGGGGTCAGGGATCCATGCTTTTTTGTATGAGTCACCAAGAGACTCAATATCAACATTTAATTGCAATTGAGCTCTGCTGATAAAGAAGGCTAGAGCTGAGATCTATCCACCAAATTTCTTAGATAACTTTTGGGGGTGGGTGGAAGAGCTTTAGCTAAGATTCTCGAGTATGAGTTTGGCTATACTCTCTCAGTTTACTGATGTCAGAAGGAATTATTTGGGGAATAATGGGATATATCTGGGAACTCAAGGAGGTTCGTGAAGCCTCAAAGAAGATCTGCTTATGTTTCAGACCGAAGAAGAGGCTTCCCAAGGTATCAAACAAAAGATGTCAAACTGTCCTCCAACTCATGGTCAAGAAGTACATGTGACAAGAGATGTGGTAACAGGGGCAAGAGTTTGGGGGGAAGAAGATCAGGCTAAGAAAAGAGGCTGGACCTAAATATCAATTATGCCTCTCCCTTATTTGTGGGTGGTTGAAGAGAGGGTAGGGGGTTGTATGTGTTTCAGTCATATATTTTTACAAACTTACTAGGGAATTCATAAAGACTGACTGATAAGATGAATATGACTGAGAGGTAGTTTCCCTAGAGCACATCCACAGAGACCAAGGAAGGCTGAATGGGGCATCTATTTGTAGGGAGAGGAGATTGGCTTGACTTTGTTTCATTCCCTGAAAAGAAATCATGATACTTTTCATTTGGATTTTCTAGGTgaaacatcatatttcaaaatcTGACTTGTCAGCAAATCGGAGCCAAGAGGTCCTTGAGGAGAGAACACGGATCCAGTTCATAAGATGGAGGTAAAAAATATACCCACTTACCCTTCTAGGAGATTAAAAAAACCCCCATAGTAATAGTAGAGGGAGAGGCATCTGGCCACAAGAAAGATATTTCCCTCTGAATTCTATActagtttatattttttctttcttctctgctttCTAGAAAAGTGTGCTTTGGATTGGAATTTTTTGTACCTTTGTTCTATCTCTAGAGGtcattttttttatcctaagCTTTCAAGTGATTCATGGGAGAAAagtccctcccccaccttttatgctttcaaaacaatttcaaatttttcttatttttgcacCTGAATTGTTCAATAGTCATtggactttaaaagctaaaggAAAATAAGCTCTTAAAATGCAAAAGTCAAAGCCCTCATCTGCAACAGAGATGAAAAGAGGTTTCTTAGTGCCTGAGGCTAGAATTTTCCATTCTCCTTTCCCCTAGCCTTAGCAATCTTGTCTTGAAGTCTGTCAGCCCTCAAACTGAATCTCCATACCTCCTCCAAACATTCCCATGCATTTCTCTGGCCTACAGACCAGTGTCCCTCAAGGCTAAACTCTCAGatctctctaaatatataatttatacatacatgcttatatattacataatatataagtACATGTTACAGTTGTGTTTGTTACATacttataaaatatgtatttatagttTATATAACTTATAAGATCTCTgatttagagctaggaaaaaaactaAAGATCATCTGCTTTCacctcatttcataaatgaagaaactgagacccagagaagttaaacaaCTTGCCTAAGGTCTCACAAATGGTCAGCATCAAATGTGAGATTCgaattcaagttttctgactccaaaactgTGCCACTTTGAAACAGTCATGACTCAAATTAAGAAATGCAAAATCTCATTATCGTTGTCTCTAATAATACCTAAAAGAAAAGTATCCATGCAAAAGAGACCTGGCCTTAGCTAGAGATGTAGTAAACAGGCCTCCAAAGCTTTAATTTGAAGATCTTGGAAAGCCTTTGACACTTCAGGAATTTGATGAATCACATCTTTGATGTGAATGTTCCCTCCATTGCTATAGTTCATGATCCCCAGAAATACTTTTTGAGTCTGTTACTATTCTTGTTTCTCTATAGGCCTCTTAAGATCATCTCCCTGAAAAGCTAATCTTCCTTTTAGGTCTTTTGTATCAAAAGTACCAATGTGTCAGTCTGGCTATTAATTTGTACTCCTACCACATAatcaactcattttcttttccaatcacACCATACTTGTCTGTGATATGCCCTAAATCTTAATACAACTTCTTAGGCATAAATCATTGTCTGGAATATGCTTCAGTTTACTTATATCCACCATCTGTCTATTCTTGCCCCCTGGACATATAATATCACAGGatgatatttttatgaaaaaagggTCTTTTCCCCATTGGGGTCAATTTAGGATTAGTAAACACTGAATAATTTCCCAAATGTATTACAATTACCTTTCTGGACCACTGCTCATCTGCAAAAGGTACTTTTTACTAATTCAAGGGACAGGCCTTTCAACTGAATGTCATCATCTAGATAATaggcatttctaatccttttgctttttcttggatTGTTAAACTCATTTTGAAGAACCTTGTATCACAATGAGAAAGTCCTTTAATGTTCTAGAATttcatataatgaaatatatatttcatataatgcTGACACATCACTATTGTcaaggaatttctttttcatttggacCATGTATAGAATGTTGTCCTGATAGTGGTGAACACCTTTgtataagatatatgtatatgtgtgtgtgtgtgtgtgtgtgtgtgtgtgtgtgtgtgtataatatatccTTGTTTTACTTCATGTCTTCTAATCAGAGTCAGTAAACAagatttcttgttattttatctactgagtcaaatgtgtttttttaatagttaacAAGCAATAAATAGTGAGATATTGTCCCCCTCTGCAATATTTGATTAACCTTATAATTATGTAGAAAATCAATTTATGTATGGTATAATACAAATTATGTGTACTTGGTCTTTCCCATTCATTCTTTGATTTCTTAAATGCCATTTATCATActctcatattttcatcaaggtTACCTTCAAAATACATGTAGATAATTCTGAcaaagtttttttaaacaaatgagaaAGTAGGCACATAGATCAGTTTACTAAGGTCTTTTCTATCACATTTTTAGATAGCAATGTCATTCATTGTTTGCATTCTTTGGTAAATCTGTAACAAGGACTTTTTGTGTATGAGCCTGTACTACAAACTTGGCTGTTATCTATATGGATTGGGGTAGAAGGAGGTGCAGTCATTGAACTATGTATATTGTGGTTAGGGGAATAGACTCCACCCTATGGGAGACAATCATCTACCCCAAAGGCAGAGAGCCTAGAATGTCATGTTGACACATCTCATCTCGCCCTAAAAGACAAAGCTGTTTTGCAGCTTCCTAATTCCTATTTCCTGGTTGCAGAATTCCTATTCCAATTATTATTGATAAGTGGCATTGAGATACTAGACAAGGTGTAATTGTAAAAGAAAGTGAGTTGGTTATATGGTAGGGGTACAAATTAATAGCTAAAGTGATACATTGGTACTTCTGATATATACAAATCTTGAGGAAAGATCCTAGCACTCCAATGAGATTTTCTTTGGAGGATCTATGGAAAAATAAGAGTGCACCAAATTCAAAGGCATTGATGGGGTTCGTGAACTATAGCAATGGAGGAGAACATTCACAACAAAGATTTGATTCCTCAGATTCTTAAAGAGGCAAAGGCTTCCTAAGATCTCTAAATTACAGCTTTGGAGGACTGCTTACTACATCTCTATCTAAGGCCAGCTCTCTTGTGCATGGATACTTTTCTTTTAGGTATTAGACATAGGGATAATGAGGAATTATGATTGTTTCAAAGTGGCATAGTAG from Sminthopsis crassicaudata isolate SCR6 chromosome 3, ASM4859323v1, whole genome shotgun sequence includes these protein-coding regions:
- the SPATA19 gene encoding spermatogenesis-associated protein 19, mitochondrial isoform X2, with translation MIITTWIVYIIARQKAGFCFPPKTSSDIEVVESEAVSVVQHWLKKTEEEASQGIKQKMSNCPPTHGQEVKHHISKSDLSANRSQEVLEERTRIQFIRWSHTRIFQVPSEVRDEAMRERIEQVRRSVSQVMVECTPSVQPSFTDC
- the SPATA19 gene encoding spermatogenesis-associated protein 19, mitochondrial isoform X3; amino-acid sequence: MIITTWIVYIIARQKAGFCFPPKTSSDIEVVESEAVSVVQHWLKKTEEEASQGIKQKMSNCPPTHGQEVHVTRDVVKHHISKSDLSANRSQEVLEERTRIQFIRWSHTRIFQVPSEVRDEAMRERIEQRVSSYG
- the SPATA19 gene encoding spermatogenesis-associated protein 19, mitochondrial isoform X1, producing MIITTWIVYIIARQKAGFCFPPKTSSDIEVVESEAVSVVQHWLKKTEEEASQGIKQKMSNCPPTHGQEVHVTRDVVKHHISKSDLSANRSQEVLEERTRIQFIRWSHTRIFQVPSEVRDEAMRERIEQVRRSVSQVMVECTPSVQPSFTDC